In a single window of the Euwallacea similis isolate ESF13 chromosome 37, ESF131.1, whole genome shotgun sequence genome:
- the stai gene encoding uncharacterized protein PF3D7_1120000 isoform X4 — protein MLIGIVRESVLQCFCHTCRAPIASAAAVGEFHRRNNAPITKVKTKPIRTHQPKKVQFVTTEVRCQEKTKGGVCYEVILGDPQVKSSPLLKKRLSPKNSVSVQDIEDKLKAAEERRQQHESNKIAALSIKLQKIEEASRKKDEQTNQFIFTTRDALEQKMGNVTEKREAYITDLKTKLKDHIENVEKTRHALELQTGEVRSAIEEKLKSASIQRDENMRKMLDRLKEHNLRPHEKQKSVESVINTRKSEVINLIENKLCIAEQIREQQIQKKLEPAKKYNEHLNEVKQTLENKKSEQVQKLENKLSAAEQKREEEIKKKLENIKKHEKHAETVRQNKAVLAAKTESPEQQPNAADA, from the exons ATGTTGATCGGAATCGTTAGGGAGTCAGTATTGCAGTGCTTCTGTCACACGTGCAGGGCGCCCATAGCGTCAGCTGCTGCGGTCGGAGAGt TTCACAGGAGAAACAATGCCCCGATCACGAAAGTGAAAACAAAGCCTATTAGGACTCACCAACCGAAGAAGGTGCAATTTGTTA CCACCGAGGTGAGGTGTCAGGAGAAAACCAAAGGAGGGGTCTGTTACGAGGTGATTCTCGGAGATCCGCAGGTCAAATCCAGCCCTCTTTTGAAGAAGAGGCTGTCGCCCAAGAATTCGGTTTCAGTGCAAGACATTGAAGACAAACTGAAGGCGGCTGAAGAGCGCAGGCAA CAACATGAGTCTAACAAGATCGCAGCCCTATCAATCAAACTGCAGAAGATCGAAGAGGCCAGTCGAAAAAAGGATGAACAAACGAACCAATTTATCTTTACAACTCGCGATGCCCTGGAACAGAAAATGGGTAACGTCACCGAGAAAAGAGAAGCCTATATCACAGACTTGAAGACCAAATTGAAG GACCATATCGAGAACGTTGAGAAAACCCGGCATGCTTTGGAACTGCAAACCGGAGAAGTACGCAGTGCTATCGAAGAGAAACTGAAAAGCGCCTCTATCCAAAGAGACGAGAACATGAGAAAGATGCTGGATCGTCTGAAGGAGCAT AACTTACGACCGCACGAAAAGCAAAAATCGGTCGAGTCCGTCATCAACACCCGCAAATCGGAGGTGATCAATCTGATTGAGAATAAGCTGTGTATCGCGGAACAGATCAGAGAACAGCAAATCCAAAAAAAGCTGGAGCCTGCCAAGAAATAC AACGAGCATTTGAACGAGGTGAAACAAACATTGGAGAACAAGAAATCTGAGCAGGTGCAAAAGCTGGAGAACAAACTTTCAGCTGCCGAACAGAAGCGGGAGGAGGAGATTAAGAAGAAACTGGAAAACATTAAGAAACAC GAAAAACACGCTGAAACTGTTCGTCAAAACAAGGCAGTATTGGCGGCTAAAACTGAATCACCTGAGCAACAGCCAAACGCAGCTGACGCTTAA
- the stai gene encoding uncharacterized protein PF3D7_1120000 isoform X1, whose product MLIGIVRESVLQCFCHTCRAPIASAAAVGEFHRRNNAPITKVKTKPIRTHQPKKVQFVTTEVRCQEKTKGGVCYEVILGDPQVKSSPLLKKRLSPKNSVSVQDIEDKLKAAEERRQQHESNKIAALSIKLQKIEEASRKKDEQTNQFIFTTRDALEQKMGNVTEKREAYITDLKTKLKDHIENVEKTRHALELQTGEVRSAIEEKLKSASIQRDENMRKMLDRLKEHEEQVMKVKALNNVKLQELGNQIQEKLDQARNRKEQIEQEQLEKLRKNNLRPHEKQKSVESVINTRKSEVINLIENKLCIAEQIREQQIQKKLEPAKKYNEHLNEVKQTLENKKSEQVQKLENKLSAAEQKREEEIKKKLENIKKHEKHAETVRQNKAVLAAKTESPEQQPNAADA is encoded by the exons ATGTTGATCGGAATCGTTAGGGAGTCAGTATTGCAGTGCTTCTGTCACACGTGCAGGGCGCCCATAGCGTCAGCTGCTGCGGTCGGAGAGt TTCACAGGAGAAACAATGCCCCGATCACGAAAGTGAAAACAAAGCCTATTAGGACTCACCAACCGAAGAAGGTGCAATTTGTTA CCACCGAGGTGAGGTGTCAGGAGAAAACCAAAGGAGGGGTCTGTTACGAGGTGATTCTCGGAGATCCGCAGGTCAAATCCAGCCCTCTTTTGAAGAAGAGGCTGTCGCCCAAGAATTCGGTTTCAGTGCAAGACATTGAAGACAAACTGAAGGCGGCTGAAGAGCGCAGGCAA CAACATGAGTCTAACAAGATCGCAGCCCTATCAATCAAACTGCAGAAGATCGAAGAGGCCAGTCGAAAAAAGGATGAACAAACGAACCAATTTATCTTTACAACTCGCGATGCCCTGGAACAGAAAATGGGTAACGTCACCGAGAAAAGAGAAGCCTATATCACAGACTTGAAGACCAAATTGAAG GACCATATCGAGAACGTTGAGAAAACCCGGCATGCTTTGGAACTGCAAACCGGAGAAGTACGCAGTGCTATCGAAGAGAAACTGAAAAGCGCCTCTATCCAAAGAGACGAGAACATGAGAAAGATGCTGGATCGTCTGAAGGAGCAT GAAGAGCAAGTGATGAAGGTAAAAGCCTTGAACAACGTTAAATTGCAAGAGCTCGGCAATCAGATCCAGGAGAAGCTGGATCAGGCTCGCAATCGCAAGGAACAAATCGAGCAGGAGCAACTGGAGAAGCTCAGGAAGAAC AACTTACGACCGCACGAAAAGCAAAAATCGGTCGAGTCCGTCATCAACACCCGCAAATCGGAGGTGATCAATCTGATTGAGAATAAGCTGTGTATCGCGGAACAGATCAGAGAACAGCAAATCCAAAAAAAGCTGGAGCCTGCCAAGAAATAC AACGAGCATTTGAACGAGGTGAAACAAACATTGGAGAACAAGAAATCTGAGCAGGTGCAAAAGCTGGAGAACAAACTTTCAGCTGCCGAACAGAAGCGGGAGGAGGAGATTAAGAAGAAACTGGAAAACATTAAGAAACAC GAAAAACACGCTGAAACTGTTCGTCAAAACAAGGCAGTATTGGCGGCTAAAACTGAATCACCTGAGCAACAGCCAAACGCAGCTGACGCTTAA
- the stai gene encoding uncharacterized protein PF3D7_1120000 isoform X2 has product MLIGIVRESVLQCFCHTCRAPIASAAAVGESTEVRCQEKTKGGVCYEVILGDPQVKSSPLLKKRLSPKNSVSVQDIEDKLKAAEERRQQHESNKIAALSIKLQKIEEASRKKDEQTNQFIFTTRDALEQKMGNVTEKREAYITDLKTKLKDHIENVEKTRHALELQTGEVRSAIEEKLKSASIQRDENMRKMLDRLKEHEEQVMKVKALNNVKLQELGNQIQEKLDQARNRKEQIEQEQLEKLRKNNLRPHEKQKSVESVINTRKSEVINLIENKLCIAEQIREQQIQKKLEPAKKYNEHLNEVKQTLENKKSEQVQKLENKLSAAEQKREEEIKKKLENIKKHEKHAETVRQNKAVLAAKTESPEQQPNAADA; this is encoded by the exons ATGTTGATCGGAATCGTTAGGGAGTCAGTATTGCAGTGCTTCTGTCACACGTGCAGGGCGCCCATAGCGTCAGCTGCTGCGGTCGGAGAGt CCACCGAGGTGAGGTGTCAGGAGAAAACCAAAGGAGGGGTCTGTTACGAGGTGATTCTCGGAGATCCGCAGGTCAAATCCAGCCCTCTTTTGAAGAAGAGGCTGTCGCCCAAGAATTCGGTTTCAGTGCAAGACATTGAAGACAAACTGAAGGCGGCTGAAGAGCGCAGGCAA CAACATGAGTCTAACAAGATCGCAGCCCTATCAATCAAACTGCAGAAGATCGAAGAGGCCAGTCGAAAAAAGGATGAACAAACGAACCAATTTATCTTTACAACTCGCGATGCCCTGGAACAGAAAATGGGTAACGTCACCGAGAAAAGAGAAGCCTATATCACAGACTTGAAGACCAAATTGAAG GACCATATCGAGAACGTTGAGAAAACCCGGCATGCTTTGGAACTGCAAACCGGAGAAGTACGCAGTGCTATCGAAGAGAAACTGAAAAGCGCCTCTATCCAAAGAGACGAGAACATGAGAAAGATGCTGGATCGTCTGAAGGAGCAT GAAGAGCAAGTGATGAAGGTAAAAGCCTTGAACAACGTTAAATTGCAAGAGCTCGGCAATCAGATCCAGGAGAAGCTGGATCAGGCTCGCAATCGCAAGGAACAAATCGAGCAGGAGCAACTGGAGAAGCTCAGGAAGAAC AACTTACGACCGCACGAAAAGCAAAAATCGGTCGAGTCCGTCATCAACACCCGCAAATCGGAGGTGATCAATCTGATTGAGAATAAGCTGTGTATCGCGGAACAGATCAGAGAACAGCAAATCCAAAAAAAGCTGGAGCCTGCCAAGAAATAC AACGAGCATTTGAACGAGGTGAAACAAACATTGGAGAACAAGAAATCTGAGCAGGTGCAAAAGCTGGAGAACAAACTTTCAGCTGCCGAACAGAAGCGGGAGGAGGAGATTAAGAAGAAACTGGAAAACATTAAGAAACAC GAAAAACACGCTGAAACTGTTCGTCAAAACAAGGCAGTATTGGCGGCTAAAACTGAATCACCTGAGCAACAGCCAAACGCAGCTGACGCTTAA
- the Rpb7 gene encoding DNA-directed RNA polymerase II subunit RPB7 gives MFYHICLEHEILLHPQYFGPQLLEKVKTKLYTEVEGTCTGKYGFVIAVTTIDSIGAGLILPGQGFVVYPVKYKAIVFRPFKGEVLDAVVRQVNKVGMFAEIGPLSCFISHHSIPAEMEFCPNVNPQCYKTKDEDIVIHAEGEIRLKIVGTRVDASGIFAIGTLMDDFLGLISN, from the exons atgttttatcaC ATTTGCCTAGAACACGAAATTTTGCTGCATCCCCAATATTTCGGGCCCCAGTTACTTGAGAAAGTCAAAACCAAACTATATACAGAAGTCGAGGGGACATGTACTGGAAA gTACGGCTTTGTCATTGCAGTCACCACAATCGATAGTATAGGTGCAGGCCTTATTCTCCCAGGACAGGGCTTTGTTGTGTACCCAGTAAAATATAAAGCAATAGTTTTTAGGCCTTTTAAAGGAGAGGTGTTAGATGCTGTAGTGCGACAAGTTAACAAG GTGGGCATGTTTGCGGAAATCGGACCTTTATCTTGCTTCATATCCCATCAT TCTATCCCAGCAGAAATGGAGTTTTGTCCTAATGTAAACCCACAATGTTACAAAACAAAAGATGAAGATATAGTGATTCATGCAGAAGGGGAAATAAGACTGAAGATTGTGGGTACTCGTGTTGATGCAAGTGGAATC TTTGCAATTGGGACTTTGATGGATGACTTTTTGGGTTTGATAAGTAATTAA